One window from the genome of Paenibacillus thermoaerophilus encodes:
- a CDS encoding sugar phosphate isomerase/epimerase family protein, whose protein sequence is MTKVFTTTASLGTLAARRGQEACVPVAKAAGCAGIEIRRELFKENSPDLPALKRRIEDEHLVSAYSAPVELWNSDGSLNAAMLDVVVPEALAVGAVLLKVSLGHYMPGQSDPAELGRYWSRHVPGESALKLTVENDQTPHGGDVRKLQRFFEDCRKAGLPIGMAFDVGNWTWTGWNAAEAAAVLQPYVVYLHLKHVVAVDGKNVTVPLPEEAGSLWRRIVDLLPRDAPRTIEFPVAGDGEELVEALRRYAAMIAKA, encoded by the coding sequence ATGACGAAGGTTTTTACCACAACGGCGTCTCTCGGAACGCTTGCGGCTCGCCGCGGACAGGAAGCCTGCGTGCCGGTGGCCAAAGCGGCGGGATGCGCCGGAATCGAAATCCGGCGAGAACTTTTTAAGGAAAATTCCCCCGATTTGCCGGCTCTGAAGCGGCGGATCGAGGACGAACATCTTGTAAGCGCTTATTCCGCTCCGGTGGAATTATGGAACAGCGACGGATCGCTCAATGCGGCGATGCTGGACGTCGTCGTACCGGAGGCGTTGGCCGTTGGCGCGGTGTTGCTGAAAGTCTCGCTCGGGCATTATATGCCGGGACAATCCGATCCGGCGGAACTGGGACGTTACTGGTCGCGCCATGTACCGGGAGAAAGCGCTTTAAAGCTGACGGTTGAAAACGACCAGACGCCCCACGGCGGCGATGTGCGGAAGCTTCAGCGCTTCTTCGAGGATTGCAGGAAAGCGGGATTGCCGATCGGCATGGCCTTCGACGTCGGGAACTGGACTTGGACCGGGTGGAACGCAGCGGAAGCGGCCGCTGTCTTGCAGCCGTACGTCGTTTACCTTCACTTGAAGCATGTGGTGGCCGTGGACGGGAAGAACGTAACCGTTCCCCTGCCGGAGGAAGCCGGAAGTTTATGGCGGCGCATTGTCGACTTGTTGCCCCGCGACGCGCCGCGGACAATCGAATTTCCGGTTGCCGGCGACGGTGAGGAGCTGGTCGAAGCTTTGCGCCGGTACGCGGCCATGATAGCGAAAGCATAG
- a CDS encoding LacI family DNA-binding transcriptional regulator has translation MNSTNEPPKSPQKATIADVAKAAGVSKTTISRYLSGDYKSISASTLKRIEEAIAELRYRPNRMARGLRQARSYSIGMIFADISNPYSTSVLRGAEDVCTRHGYSIIVCNTDNDPVKEKNYIHMMQAHRIDGLIIHPTGHNKDILNEMADERIPVVLIDREIPGLAFDTVGTDNYRAMSEATRFFLDQGYERIGFFSQPIEHVSSRAERFLAFTDVLRNAGHPSVNDLYEFEIRKNAQLEEQLERFIEATSGQSRMLFAVNGITQLKLINALQTRGLRIPEDIGIAGFDDSDWAPVIGSGITTVAQPTYEIGQRAMEKVLQRLGGDDSAKERIALPGQLIIRGSTPSQK, from the coding sequence ATGAATTCTACCAATGAACCACCCAAATCACCGCAAAAAGCGACAATCGCCGATGTGGCGAAAGCCGCCGGCGTATCCAAAACGACCATTTCCCGCTATTTAAGCGGAGATTATAAGTCGATATCCGCCAGCACCCTGAAGCGGATCGAGGAGGCGATCGCGGAGCTCCGTTACAGACCGAACCGGATGGCGAGAGGACTTCGTCAGGCCCGGAGCTATTCCATCGGGATGATTTTCGCCGATATTTCCAATCCGTATTCCACCTCCGTGCTTCGCGGCGCCGAGGACGTATGCACAAGACACGGCTACAGCATCATCGTCTGCAACACCGACAACGATCCCGTCAAAGAAAAAAATTATATCCACATGATGCAAGCCCATCGCATCGACGGCTTGATTATCCACCCGACCGGCCATAACAAGGACATCCTCAACGAAATGGCGGACGAGCGGATTCCCGTCGTCCTGATCGACCGCGAAATACCGGGTTTGGCTTTCGACACCGTCGGAACGGATAACTACAGGGCGATGTCCGAAGCGACGCGGTTTTTCCTGGATCAGGGTTATGAGCGAATCGGTTTTTTCTCGCAGCCGATCGAGCATGTCAGTTCGCGCGCGGAACGGTTTCTCGCTTTTACGGATGTTCTTCGGAACGCCGGCCACCCCAGCGTCAACGATCTGTACGAGTTCGAAATCCGCAAAAACGCACAACTGGAGGAGCAACTGGAACGGTTTATCGAGGCAACGTCCGGACAATCCCGCATGCTTTTTGCGGTAAATGGAATCACCCAGTTAAAGCTGATCAACGCCCTGCAAACGAGAGGACTGCGCATCCCCGAAGATATTGGCATTGCGGGCTTCGACGATTCGGACTGGGCTCCCGTGATCGGATCGGGCATCACTACCGTTGCGCAGCCTACCTATGAAATCGGACAAAGGGCCATGGAGAAAGTGCTGCAGCGGCTCGGCGGCGATGACAGTGCGAAGGAACGCATCGCATTGCCCGGTCAATTGATAATTAGAGGTTCGACCCCTTCCCAAAAATAA
- a CDS encoding MFS transporter, with protein METKKLPSSRWFRIIPIVFITYSLAYLDRANYSFGAAAGMAEDLHITAGTSSLLGALFFLGYFFFQIPGAAYAAQKSAKKLIFWCLILWGLCAAATGVVTDIRFLYVIRFTLGVVESAVMPAMLIFLSNWFTKEERSRANTFLILGNPVTVLWMSILSGYLVHGFGWRMMFIIEGLPSVIWALFWWKLVQDKPRDAKWLSEGEKNDVEQALLEEQKGMKTVKNYREAFKNPKVIMLSIQYFFWSIGVYGFVMWLPSIIKQAGNTGIVAAGWLSSVPYLLAVILMLSVSYYADRTMNRKGVVWICLLVGAVCFYGSYLVGLSNFWLSYALLVVAGGAMYAPYGPFFAIIPELLPRNVAGGATALINSFGALGSFAGSYIVGYLNGATGSPDASYMFMALSLIVSVIMTIAVKTQSGGVQVKKVTA; from the coding sequence ATGGAAACAAAAAAACTGCCATCCAGCCGGTGGTTCAGAATCATTCCCATCGTGTTCATCACGTACAGCCTGGCTTACCTTGACCGGGCGAATTACAGCTTCGGCGCGGCGGCGGGTATGGCCGAAGATTTGCACATTACCGCCGGGACGTCGTCCTTGCTGGGAGCGCTCTTTTTCCTGGGATATTTCTTCTTTCAAATCCCCGGAGCCGCTTATGCCGCCCAGAAAAGCGCCAAGAAACTCATATTCTGGTGCCTGATCCTGTGGGGGTTATGCGCGGCCGCAACCGGGGTGGTCACGGACATCCGCTTCTTGTATGTGATCCGGTTTACCCTCGGCGTAGTGGAAAGCGCTGTTATGCCGGCTATGCTGATCTTTCTCAGCAATTGGTTTACCAAAGAGGAACGCTCCAGAGCCAATACGTTCCTGATCTTAGGCAACCCGGTGACCGTATTGTGGATGTCGATCCTATCCGGTTACCTGGTGCACGGTTTCGGCTGGCGGATGATGTTTATCATTGAAGGGCTGCCTTCAGTCATCTGGGCGCTGTTCTGGTGGAAGCTCGTGCAGGATAAGCCGAGGGACGCCAAGTGGCTGTCCGAAGGCGAGAAGAACGATGTGGAGCAAGCGCTTCTGGAAGAACAAAAAGGCATGAAAACCGTCAAAAACTACCGGGAAGCGTTCAAAAACCCGAAGGTGATCATGCTCTCCATTCAATATTTCTTCTGGAGCATCGGGGTTTACGGCTTTGTCATGTGGCTCCCGTCGATCATTAAGCAGGCGGGGAATACCGGGATTGTAGCAGCCGGATGGCTCTCGTCCGTTCCGTATCTGTTAGCCGTTATTCTCATGCTGTCCGTCTCCTACTATGCCGACCGCACGATGAACCGTAAAGGCGTCGTCTGGATTTGTCTGCTTGTCGGCGCCGTCTGCTTCTACGGCTCCTATCTGGTCGGATTGTCGAACTTCTGGCTGTCCTATGCTCTTCTGGTTGTGGCCGGAGGCGCGATGTATGCCCCGTACGGGCCGTTCTTCGCGATTATTCCGGAGCTGCTGCCGCGCAACGTCGCAGGCGGCGCAACCGCTTTGATCAACAGCTTCGGCGCACTCGGCTCGTTTGCAGGCTCTTATATCGTCGGCTACCTGAACGGAGCGACGGGTTCGCCCGATGCGTCTTACATGTTTATGGCGCTGTCCCTGATCGTCTCCGTCATCATGACGATTGCGGTCAAAACCCAGTCCGGCGGGGTACAGGTCAAGAAAGTGACGGCCTAA
- a CDS encoding ABC transporter ATP-binding protein has product MSIVASVNGLTKTYGNVTAVDHVSFALAENKIYGLLGRNGAGKTTIMHMITAQLFPTSGEIRVFGENPYENNRVLSQICFIKESQKYPDSFCVADVLEVASTLFPYWDREYANSLIEDFRLPLKRRVKKLSRGMLSSVGIVIGLASRAPLTIFDEPYLGLDAVARSLFYDRLLEDYAAHPRTVILSTHLIDEVSRILEHIIVIDNGRLLLSEDADVLREQAFTVVGPASAVQAFTEGKRIIHRDIFGGLVSAAVMEHMAPDVRKQAEALGLELAPVSLQQLIVHLTGGKMDRKAANVE; this is encoded by the coding sequence ATGAGCATCGTCGCTTCGGTGAACGGCCTGACCAAAACGTACGGGAACGTAACGGCGGTCGACCATGTCAGCTTTGCGCTTGCGGAGAACAAAATATATGGCCTGCTCGGGAGGAACGGCGCCGGCAAAACGACGATCATGCATATGATAACCGCCCAGTTGTTTCCGACGAGCGGGGAGATTCGGGTGTTCGGAGAGAACCCTTACGAAAATAACCGTGTGCTCAGCCAAATATGCTTCATCAAGGAAAGCCAGAAGTATCCCGACAGCTTTTGCGTTGCTGATGTGCTGGAGGTGGCTTCCACGCTGTTCCCTTACTGGGACCGCGAGTACGCTAACTCGCTGATCGAGGACTTTCGGCTGCCGCTGAAGCGGAGGGTGAAGAAGCTGTCCCGCGGCATGCTTTCGTCCGTCGGCATTGTCATCGGCCTCGCCAGCCGCGCGCCGCTGACGATATTTGACGAGCCTTATCTCGGCCTTGACGCGGTGGCTCGAAGCTTGTTCTACGATCGGCTGCTTGAGGATTACGCCGCGCATCCGCGAACCGTCATCTTGTCCACTCACTTGATCGACGAGGTTAGCCGAATTTTGGAGCATATCATCGTGATCGACAACGGCCGGCTGCTGCTGAGCGAGGATGCCGACGTTCTTCGCGAACAGGCGTTTACGGTCGTCGGACCGGCCTCGGCTGTCCAGGCGTTTACGGAAGGCAAGCGCATCATTCACCGCGATATCTTCGGCGGTCTCGTGTCGGCCGCTGTCATGGAACACATGGCCCCGGATGTCCGGAAGCAAGCCGAAGCGCTCGGTCTGGAGCTCGCGCCGGTCTCGCTGCAGCAGCTCATTGTTCATCTGACAGGCGGGAAAATGGATAGAAAGGCGGCGAATGTCGAGTGA
- a CDS encoding sugar kinase yields MKSCDVVTFGEAMAMFIADHPGELHQVEHFTRALAGAETNVSIGLARLGYKMRWISKVGNDPFGTFIIESLRKEGVDVDMVLTDDRHPTGFQLKSKAESGDPQVHYFRKGSAASMLSADDVDPASFTSARHLHLTGIPLAVSASMRELAFEALRIMKQAGRTVSFDVNLRPPLWNSQAEMIEVVNSLACQADWVLPGIGEGKLLTGRSEPRDIAGFYLEQGVKLVAVKLGPEGAYYRTPTEEGFVEGFRVRAVDTVGAGDGFAVGLISGLLEGLTVRDAVRRGNAIGALAVTAAGDSEGLPTRPQLEAFISASCIHP; encoded by the coding sequence ATGAAGTCATGCGATGTCGTCACGTTCGGCGAGGCGATGGCTATGTTTATTGCCGATCACCCCGGCGAACTGCATCAAGTCGAACATTTTACGAGAGCATTGGCCGGAGCCGAGACGAATGTCTCCATAGGGCTGGCCCGGCTGGGCTACAAGATGCGCTGGATCAGCAAAGTCGGCAACGACCCGTTTGGTACGTTCATCATAGAGTCCCTCCGCAAAGAAGGGGTCGATGTGGACATGGTGCTGACGGACGATCGGCATCCTACGGGATTTCAGTTGAAGTCCAAGGCAGAGAGCGGAGATCCCCAGGTTCACTATTTCCGGAAAGGATCGGCCGCAAGCATGTTGAGCGCGGACGACGTCGACCCGGCTTCCTTCACAAGCGCCAGACACCTTCATCTGACCGGGATTCCGCTTGCCGTCTCGGCGAGCATGAGAGAGCTGGCATTCGAAGCGCTGCGCATCATGAAGCAAGCGGGCCGTACCGTATCGTTCGACGTCAATCTCCGCCCGCCGCTATGGAACAGCCAGGCGGAAATGATCGAAGTCGTCAATTCGCTTGCTTGCCAAGCGGATTGGGTCTTGCCGGGAATCGGGGAAGGCAAGCTTCTGACGGGACGTTCGGAGCCGCGGGATATCGCCGGCTTTTACCTGGAACAGGGCGTCAAGCTTGTGGCGGTCAAGCTGGGACCGGAGGGCGCCTACTACCGTACCCCGACGGAAGAAGGCTTCGTCGAAGGCTTTCGCGTTCGAGCGGTGGATACGGTTGGAGCCGGGGACGGGTTCGCGGTCGGATTGATCAGCGGTTTGTTGGAAGGCTTGACGGTTAGAGACGCGGTTCGCCGGGGCAACGCCATCGGAGCGTTAGCGGTTACGGCAGCGGGCGATTCGGAAGGACTGCCGACTCGTCCCCAGTTGGAAGCGTTTATAAGCGCATCCTGCATCCATCCATAG
- a CDS encoding RDD family protein: protein MVKLTARRLLAYWLDMTLTACLLIGAQLLLYTMFSGFPFDYLDRGYEIELWVLATFSMPVWMYFIWSELSLRKTIGKQLLGLKVISEKGPRLTFLQVLVRTFIKLLPWELTHLIILVPEPWWGADEPANVLWIYLPNAMMILYIAVLLSGRGVKGLHDYPARTGVVHDAKARRRMERGERRGSM from the coding sequence ATGGTGAAGTTAACCGCAAGGAGACTTCTGGCATATTGGTTGGATATGACACTGACCGCATGCCTTTTAATCGGCGCGCAATTGTTACTGTACACCATGTTCTCCGGATTTCCGTTTGATTATTTGGACCGGGGATACGAGATAGAACTCTGGGTACTGGCCACGTTCTCCATGCCGGTGTGGATGTATTTCATTTGGAGCGAGCTCTCTCTGCGGAAAACGATCGGGAAGCAACTGCTCGGATTAAAAGTGATCAGCGAGAAAGGCCCCAGACTTACATTCCTTCAGGTTCTGGTAAGAACGTTTATCAAACTGCTGCCGTGGGAATTGACCCATTTGATCATTTTGGTGCCCGAGCCGTGGTGGGGGGCGGACGAACCGGCAAATGTTTTATGGATCTACCTGCCAAACGCCATGATGATCCTGTATATCGCGGTACTGTTATCGGGCAGAGGGGTCAAAGGGCTCCATGATTATCCCGCCCGAACCGGTGTCGTACACGACGCAAAAGCGCGGCGGAGGATGGAAAGGGGCGAAAGGAGGGGGAGTATGTAA
- a CDS encoding phosphoglycerate dehydrogenase, producing the protein MAKVLALPRSFSRSEEAKALLEQAGMEIVWNPEGRPLKESELAELIRGADALIAGIDEVTGKVLEAGAPTLKIVAKYGVGYDNIDVETASRLGIPVTVTPGAPTRSVAELAMSLMLCAARHIPQMNASVKEGGWNRITGTELGGKVLGIIGLGAIGAEVAKRAVAFDMRVIAYSRNVRQDLADRYGVQYVSLPELYAQSDFISLHVPSQPETIGMINRDALRQMKKTAYLINTARGDLIVEEDLYEALSNGQIAGAGLDTFVHEPPLHLDLVRLPNVVSSPHVGSNTVEAGYRMARMAAEEVIRVLSGEQPLYPVGKPR; encoded by the coding sequence ATGGCAAAAGTGTTGGCATTGCCGCGTTCCTTTTCCCGTTCGGAAGAAGCGAAGGCATTGTTGGAACAGGCGGGAATGGAAATCGTCTGGAATCCGGAGGGCCGGCCTTTGAAAGAGTCGGAACTGGCGGAGTTGATCCGGGGAGCGGATGCGCTGATTGCCGGCATCGACGAGGTGACCGGCAAGGTGCTGGAGGCGGGCGCGCCAACCTTAAAAATTGTGGCGAAATACGGCGTCGGTTACGATAACATCGATGTGGAGACGGCTTCCCGGCTGGGGATTCCGGTGACCGTTACGCCGGGGGCTCCCACCCGTTCGGTGGCGGAGCTGGCCATGAGCCTGATGCTGTGCGCCGCGCGCCATATCCCGCAGATGAATGCGAGCGTGAAAGAAGGCGGCTGGAACCGCATCACCGGCACGGAGCTGGGAGGCAAGGTGCTGGGGATCATCGGCTTGGGCGCGATCGGAGCGGAGGTTGCAAAGCGAGCCGTCGCCTTCGATATGCGGGTGATCGCGTACAGCCGGAACGTCCGCCAGGACCTGGCGGATCGATATGGCGTCCAGTATGTAAGCTTGCCGGAGCTGTACGCGCAGTCGGATTTCATCTCCCTGCACGTGCCTTCCCAACCCGAGACGATCGGGATGATCAACAGGGACGCCTTGCGGCAAATGAAAAAAACGGCTTACCTGATCAATACGGCCCGGGGAGATCTGATCGTCGAGGAAGATTTATACGAGGCTCTGTCGAATGGACAAATCGCGGGCGCCGGTCTGGATACGTTTGTCCACGAACCTCCGTTACATCTCGATCTGGTCCGTCTGCCCAACGTCGTATCGTCTCCGCATGTAGGCTCCAACACCGTTGAGGCCGGTTACCGCATGGCCCGCATGGCCGCAGAGGAAGTCATTCGCGTC
- a CDS encoding GntR family transcriptional regulator, whose translation MGFFIDDSRPIFMQIAERIEDDIIEGRLPEESQVPSTNQFASFYQINPATAAKGVNLLVDQGILYKKRGIGMFVAAGARAALIEKRKEQFYEQYVLATIREARKLGITAEQLTDMIRKGDKTL comes from the coding sequence ATGGGATTTTTCATCGACGACAGCCGACCGATTTTCATGCAAATTGCCGAGCGCATCGAAGATGACATCATTGAGGGGCGGTTGCCTGAAGAATCACAGGTCCCTTCGACGAATCAGTTCGCGTCCTTTTATCAGATCAATCCGGCGACGGCGGCGAAAGGCGTGAATCTGCTTGTGGATCAAGGAATCTTGTACAAAAAGCGGGGGATCGGCATGTTTGTGGCGGCAGGCGCGCGTGCGGCGCTTATCGAGAAGCGGAAGGAACAGTTTTACGAGCAGTACGTCTTGGCGACGATCCGGGAGGCGAGAAAGCTCGGCATCACCGCGGAACAATTGACGGATATGATCCGGAAAGGGGATAAAACGTTATGA